The following nucleotide sequence is from Malania oleifera isolate guangnan ecotype guangnan chromosome 4, ASM2987363v1, whole genome shotgun sequence.
GTGTTAATGTGATGGATCGGCTAACGTCCAAGAGGAAATTAGGATTGATCCACCGCGCGAAAAATTCAACTGGGTCATCTTCTACTGCGAGGTTGTTGCATGGAAGAGGGCATGAACTTTCCGAAAAGCTATCGAGAATGGTTGGAAAATTAATGTATAAATTTCTTGCTCACTCTCTTCCTTCCCCATCTTCTCGGGCGCAATTTAACAAACACCTGGTACTCTTCAAACTGCAGGtactcttcttcttcctctcgcTCTCATGTAACAAGGAGATTCATCTTGGGTAGCATTAGTATGAGACATAATTTAATTGATTTCTGGATGATAGATTTAAGTGGGTTTTAAAGGTTATGTGTTGAGGTTCGGATTTGAACCTGTTAGATATCTGCCACTTGTTTGGTCTCCTTTGATTAATTTTTCTATTGTTCTATTGCTAAAGTCTGTCTCATACACTTTATTTTCAAATGCTGTGCAATATGATTTGCCTAAATTCCTAGAGTCACCTACTCTATTGTCAAACTGGACAAGCTCTTGCTTAATTTGCTTTGCATGATTGATTTGGTTCTATTATTCTCATGCTTGAGCTGGTGACCTACGGGTTCTCTTCTTAGCAGGGGTGTCGAGGAATATCCTTTGCACACCTATCCGCACAACACGCGTATATCACGAGTGATCTAATGATCAATTACATCACGATTATTGTAACTCTGCGAttgggagcatagattttggtcttggatttagatttgggtGGACTCGGACCAAACTCAATGCAATTTTGTTTACATTTGATCTAAATCCGCACAAACCCAAATGCAAGACCtctcccaaacatagggtaagGTAATTCTATCACTCATGATATTCATGTCATTCGAATATATGTGCAAATTTGGTTGTTTTTGTGAAAGATTTCacattgttattattgttatttaagtTTTTCTTGCAGTGTTTTCTGCAGTGAAATTTTGTCAAAAGATCTTCAAAAAGAAGGAAACAAACAATGTCTAAAATTGATTTAAGCTTATTTTAGCCCCACTGTGATTGATAAAGATGAATGCAAAGGGGCAGATTTAGGTTATTGCAAAAATTGTGTGTCTCTCATGAGAAAAAAATAAGCTTTAGAAGCAGAAAGTTAACCTTGAGTGATTCGAGAAAAAATGTTGGATacctgaaattttttaaaatgatgaaatatataattttaagAAATGCAATCAATGTGTGAATGATTTtctaatgttaaaaaaaaaaagaataatttgTTAGAAAAAAGTTCGATTTTATAAGTTTcgaacttttaaaattttccaagaaaaatttaaaaagccAACTTTTTTTAAAAGCTGAAAAAAATACTTACTGAATATCATTCACAGACTCCTTTTTTTCgtaatttcatttatttatttctaattgagaaaggCTCAAAGGACTGTCTGTCTGTAAGACAATTTTATGATAAAGATCACAGCAGAGGGGATTTTGAAAAGTTACACATCAGCTCCCTGAAAGCATTTTAATTGAGTTTGCAAAGATCAATAAGGTTTTCTACATGAATAAAATGTGTAAACGTGTTGCTTGGAGTAAATTTTCTTGTGCTGCTAGACTCTCATCATTTTGGCTGTGACTTTCATGGCAAATGATTTTGTACATGCTATGTGGGCATGCATGTGTGCGTGTGCAAGCTCATCTACCATTTTTTGTTGTTTCATTAGCATTTCATGCCAGGAACAAGATGAAGGCATGGTTGAGGATGAAGAATGCACGAGCAACAGTTGACACACCTTTGATGAGAAACGGTGGAATGTTACTGAAGCAGTTGATCTCATCTTGTAATGGAGAGTGCAATCCTATCCGTTGCTTCTCTGCTAAAGAGCTCCAAACAGCAACAAATAACTACGACAAAAGTCGCATTCTACTTGATGACTGTGTTTATAGATTGTATAAGGGCACTCTTGAAGGCAGGCCAATTTGCATTAAGAAGTTTCACCCttattataattttcaaaatcgtATTCAGTCAATTATAGATGAAATTGTTGTTGCCTCTCAGATGAGTACTCACAAGAATGTTCTGAAGCTCTTAGGATGCAGCCTAGAGACGGAAATTCCCATTCTAGTGTACGAATTCACTGAGAGTAATGGAACTTTGGCCGACACTCTCTATGGATCCAATGAAAGAGGGTTGCCGCCTCTACCATGGAAATGTAGGTTAAAGGTCGCAAAGGACATAGCACATGCGTTTGCGTATCTACACACGGGCTTTTCCAGACCCATTATCCATAGGGATGTTACACCTGACATTTTTTTCTTGGATCAACAGAATGTTGCGAAGCTATTTGATTTATCACTTTGTATGTCCATTCCTGACGGCGAATCGCACATACAAGTTTCTCGAATTGTTGGAAGAAAAGGATATATGGCACCGGAGTATGCAATGCACGGTCGTGCCAATGAGAAATCTGATGTTTTTTCTTTTGGTATGCTTCTACTTGAGATTTTAAGTGGACAGAGCATTTCTTGTCTGAACGAGAAGGATGACAGTCCTATGTGGGAACATTCTGCTCGTGTGAAGCATTATATCAAAAGCAATGAGTTCAACAAGATTGTGGATCCAACCATACTGACAGAGGCAGGATGGCCAGAGAAAGAGCAACAATTACAAGATTTTACTGCTCTTGCTTTTAGATGCATTAGTGAAACAGAAGACGATAGGCCGACAATGACTGATGTAGCAAAACAACTTAGACAAATTGAGCAGTCTGCAACTTGTTAGCTTAAACTAGTTCCACTAAACTTTGTTGTCATTTACAATCCTTATGTTGGATTTCTGGGCTTAGATTATGTTGTGCTATTTGGATATAAGAAAatcgattttttattttattttctttttttctaggGACTATTTTTGtacagatatatttttttttataacttttgtAATGTTATCACTAATTTTGTGCAGCTCATCCAGGTTTTCTGTATGATGGCTCAAAAAATAATGATCCGTCTTGCTTGGCTTTCAATTATTTTGTATCCTTTTAACATAGGGCACACACAATGTGTGTAATATGTGTTGATATAATTTCTTCATAAAAATTAAtgatttatcataatttaattctttttggtTCTGCCATTCGCTATATAAACCTGATATGAATTACTGTAAGTTCTAGAACAAAATGGTCAAAAGTACATTTTCTCTTTTTCCCGTTGAAATAAAGAATTAGGGTAAGTTGCATCAACGATTTTCAATCCATTGATTGAGTTTCGTACTCATCACTAAACTCACAGTGTTCTGCTTTGCTCTAGTGTGCTGTTTATGCTAGGCTTCAGATGGATTTGGTGTTGTTGCCATCGTAAGAAATATGTACCAAAATTAGGCAATCAGGTTTGGTTGTGTTTTCTTTTGAGCAGGATACAAGTACTCTCATATATGAGCATATGCAGCATGTAAGGCAACGGTGTAGAACGTGCCTTCTCCCTTACTTTCCCCCAAATTCCTTTTATAGGTGGAGCTCCCTCCTTTGCATTCAATGATAGGCACCTTTTAACTTTTTTGGGGAGTCGCATGTCGTTTAAGGGTTGTCCCTTAATTAGATCTTAACTAGGTTACAGTCGTAAATTTCAAGGTATCTTGTAGATTCTCttgttttatgtattatttaaTTCTATCAATTATCCTCCACTCGAAGGAGAGCTTGAGTACAACAATAAGGTTATCGTCGTATGATCTGGAGGTCATAGGTTTGAGACATGGAACAGCCTCTCGTAAAAATGTAAGATAAGATTGCGTACTATAGATCCATCATGGTCTATCCCTTCCCCGGATCTCGCATACATggaagctttgtgcaccaggctacCCTTTTAGTTGTCCTTCACTCCTAAgccttaaaattattattattatttttaactaaaggagggcggcaccttcaattatttattaatatacccttacttttggtagaagaataccgtggttataagacaagtattgagagattacaaataaaaaacattaaaggtctcccaaaaataatacaaataaccaatcaaaacaggactacaaatccaaacaaagttaaataagaaacaaatctaagcaGGTCTTTCaaagcaaaaattaaaaaataaactaaaatttaaaccAACCACACAAAAATTGAGAGGATAAACTAATGACGAAAAGAAGTGAGACTCAATCTATCCATCCAAATGATACCTTTCAAAGAACATGGTAAAAAATGTTGTTCTTTGTAGATGACCTTGTATGTCTAAATTAGACACTTTGATGGTTAAAttcaattaagtttactaagttcgcctctaagtgcataattttcaattggcatggaatttttgggcaccatcagttCCAGAATgtcgagctcaatgtcacggacgtgtcGGGACAGACCACACTCAGTTTGGACTTTGTATGCCCGACTAGGAcactgagtgcttaaaatgaattaaatttactaagtttgtttgtattctaactttgcttctgaaccgtcactaatatagttaaataaattatttttatatatctttaaataaaaaacactattagtgacagctAACAACATTCGTCGCtaatagtctgttattagtgacagttttcataaACCGTCAGTAATagcttattattagtgacgaatttccaaaccatcactaatatagttaacaaaattatatatatatatatatatatatatatatatatatatattaaataaaaacactactaATGACCgttttcataaaccgtcactaataatagactaatagCGACGAATTtttggaatcgtcactaatatagttaaataaattatttttatatttttaaaataaaaaaattattagtgacggttccataaaccgtcactaatactagactattagtgacggtttccataAACTGTCGTCAAtaacatactattagtgacagtttagaaaaatcgtcactaatattattgacTTTTTCTACTAGTACAATACTATTAATGACAGtttattaaccgtcactaataagtgccTTTTAGTGACGcattgaaattgtcactaataccccaagaatcgtcgctaatattttttcggaATAGTTTCCATGCAAAAAGTGGTTTTGCGTGattgtaagtattagtgacggtttgaatttcgtcactaaaagtgtcgTATTAGTTTTTTGTACGGGTTTTGTTAGGCTTGTTTTGCTTTTGTAAATCCCTTTTGGCATGATTGTAACCACaattttcctccgccataagtgagggctgtcaataaagttagggttttcgttaaaaaaagaaaagaaaaagaaaaactagcAACAATGACTGGAGTAACAAGTTGAACAGTCACTGCTGACTGCATATAGGGGTTTTAATGAATTTTATCATGTCAATGTTGTCCAACTGACTAATTAAGCCTAGTGCCATAGTCTTATTTTGGATGTGTGCTAGAAAGATCTTGAGTTTATAAGAATGGTGTGAGGTTTTATTACGTGAGACGCTTTTTATAAGACAAACTTGTGAGTCTAGTGAGTCAAAGCAGACAATACCTTACTGAAGTTTGGTTCAAAATCATTACATCTATTATCAAAACCACCATGAAGGTACTATCATGGGGGTGAACCCTACATAAAGGTGTAAGTCACTTTGACGAGAGCAGTGGAGATCAGACAGGAAAAGCTTGTTAAGATCCCACATTGGATGTGTAATAGGGAGATCTGGTGCTTGTAAGGATAgtttggactccaactatgtgagacGCCCCTCATAAAACAAATTCGTGAGGCCAATGAATTAAAACGGATAATACCTAACCAGAGTTGGGTTCAAGACAGTTAAACCTAGCTACTCCAATCACTACAAGGCTAAGCCGAGGTACCCCTCTTCTCAATACAGCAGAGGAAGGCCCAGTTGGAGGTCTTCATGAATGAATCAACTTAATTCTATGCCTCCTCCTAGCTATACCACTATTACAACCGTGCTCATGCTAGTGGCTCGGTTTACAGCATCAGCTCCAAGAAGATTAATTGAACATTAACCGCGAGGAGCTAAGTAAGCTTTTGCAGtaatctatttttaaaaaaaaaaaattatttttttaatgggTCTTTGCTTTGATTTAGCTTGCTTATTAACTTACATGCAATTGTGGTCATAGGAAAGAAGCTAACTGAAGCTTAATTGGCTAAgattatgtaacgacctgcttatctaatcatttaataaaatataataaataaaatagtcaacccgaacccatgggtagcggggacacctgtcatacacagtggaatcTAGGcaatagtaaatataaatcatcaaccttattacaacaaaatatataataccagagttaactgtAATCCCAAAGCACAGTATTTATATATAGTCTCCAAAAATACACTCATGTCTAGGGACCTACAATATGAAATTCTGgcccctagatcaaaacttaccctcctagcggggtagtaccgCTCTATCTCAACAacggcctcgatccgccggtctttctaggttcccttaaaatcatttaatatttgggataagacacttctcagtaagggaaaataaagtaAATACAGCTGTATGATAATATgtatacttaatgataatatagatatacagtacaaacttcataccagaaaacattcatcatttaataattctaaaaacatatactttcatatttccaatacatcatactaatcataactgtctggtatagctaataaaactggaaacatactcaggatgaatagctagctgatgtcatatatattaccccccatgacgggttgtgtagcccgaaggcaggaTTCGACAATTGCTGGtcaaccactaccgagtcaaaaatgtctgtaagtacgatgggcccgccacaccctagtctagactgccaggtggacatctacaactctacattgaaagccacatcgactatccatcttccacctcctcgtggggtggttagcagcaatctgaacatagatatcttatctataagctacggtaccgtgctctttaaactgaactaaactaacatttgggttctaataacatatagtacatgataatataacatttaacataaatagattgatagcatttctataatttcataaatatggcctcaggccaaacattttataaatacgacctcgcgccgaaatcatacgtaaaacatgaCCTCGCGTCAGCTATCAATCATGGTCTtgcgccaaatatctcatacatatcattcagaataaataaatcatttatcatgtactttaaaatcataatgtactgcattctttcataaactctgaaaaacatacttcattcataacattgtcatatcataatacttctcacgtaaaataatattcatgccacacatttgctgtataaaaccatacattgtattctaaaatcataatttctagcatctcacacatatatatacatttcaacataaaagcagtattttcccaaatgtgcatttccttcgtaatatacagatataatacgtgctttcctgaaaattaatttactgataaataataataatttgcatggaaaataactgctttagtttatttccttacctgacactgaaagaaaccccctaaaaaccTACTCATTCTGCACCCACAGGGATCCTcgagcaacaccctgaaaccaacaactcacagaactaaacttcggtattttcatgtgaatatcattttctataactacagtaagaccaaatttgacataaaagtcttatctcaactcagggataaatttcgactagcttccaccaatgatccgctccaacagatttggagagaacttccccaggagcgtcgtggcggCCTCAGATCATGGATCCGGCGAGCGACGGTGccaaatttgaagagagaagggaggggaacgaagggagagagagagagagagagagagagagagagagagagagagagagagagatagagagagagagagagagagagagagagagagagagagagggagtgatttttcttaatttactgCATTTAAATttgggttttagctatttatagggttggattcgtcaacaagatacgtcacctcgtcgatgactcctgtagaaagttcgtcaacgaacctgcaccttcgtcaacgaatttcagacttccccaaaaatcctctcttggcaTCTTCTCATCAATGAAACTTGTCTTTAtcgatgaggccctcttgtaccctcgttgacgaatccctccctctttattatttaaatatcattattcttcgggtcgtcgCGATTAGCCATTCTGTAGATTAATTGATTTATTTGGATTGTGGATTTGCATATATGTAATATTGCCTTTGACTCCTTCATCATCCATTATTGTGACAATTGAAAAGATCTGACTTCTGGCTCTTTTTGCAGATAAACATCTTTAATTTGGGCTTTCTTCAAACCCCTCACTTAAGAAGAACAGTGTAGGGGTTGTAGCTTATGGGATGCTTATCTAAGTTTTTATTTGGTTTGCTTTACAAGATTTTCAACATTAGATCCTACTAAGAGTATCAATagtcataaatttaaaaaatttgaatacGTAAAATAATTGATTAATCAAAATCTAATTGAGGGCAGTATAGtttctaattaattattatattaaactATAATGATTAAATTATTGTTATAAAATGATAAGTATATTATGTAATACTTATCTTATTAATTCAGGTAAATAATAATGTTACttttattttactgataatttattattttaaatataataatagagcGTGATATACTATATCATAGCTAAGGGCATTGTTATCCAACCCCTTAAAATAGTGAGCACGATTTGGTTCAAAAAGTAGGGATTCTCATGGACTTCTCTATTGGAAGGGTGGGAATAGGATGCACATGAAAACCCTTTCAATCCTAGGAATGTAAATATTCCTGTCACTTTAGATTCCTATGGTTATACAAACATGAAATGAGATATTATGGACATCACAATCCCGTAAGTCTTGTCGACCAAATGtccctttaatttttatttttttatcaatttaaaagttacattaaaaaataatatttttagcaCATTCAAAACACCATAATTCGTATCATATAatgttggaaaaaaaataaatataataaattaataataataacacatatactTATCAAAAATTTTGGATCATTGCCTTAAAATCGAACAATATTTGCACAATATCTTTTaaattgcacaaataaaatagaacaatagattaaaaaaatatagtcatcaaataaatcaataaataataaGCAAGAAAAAAAGTAAAGGAATAACACATCCAAAAATGAGACACCAAGAATTTACTTCGAAAACTCCCAAAGTGGGGAAAAACTATAGGACATCCAATCTAGGCCAAATTCACTAAATAAGAGAAAAATACAAGGGTGTAGACACCCTAAATAGTtcttgttgagaattctacttgtgagtttaTCTCACATTTGTTAACGTTATAGGttgcacccggttttgataataacaaatactgatatttgatgattgtcaagtgtttgtgcaggctcaaataaatatcccaaggaaggacacttaaagaaacaagaagagcctgaagacttgtaatttgtaattgtaaattttaatgtctgtaatatgggtctgtaatagtaacctaggttgtGGTTTGTATGtttcttacctgcacatcatgcatacatgATAGATCGTAAactcaataagaccatagcaagaccctaggttccaacactcacacacacatagcatataatatataggtgtGTTAAAACTGTGCTTAAATTGAACAATTCTAAGCAACTTGatagagctcgggcgaccgaatccttggagtacaaaactcctcgggcacccgaatgttgacaagtcaaaatgttgaccaagcTCTCGGGCAACCAACCCTTGAATGCACACACCATCCACGGGCACCcaaacccctcgaaagggacaaCTCACCAACTAGGGCAACCGATCATTTTAGTTCAAAACGGAACCCCGAGCGACCGAACTTATGGATTTGAGCCACCGAATATTGGTCCGAGCATCCAAAGTCACGAAGCTtcgctactaactttgattcaaGCTACCAAAGctctattcgggcgactgaactgcTTTGAACACCTTTTTAGCATGTGTCTGGATGGGCAACCAAACTTAGGTTCAGCTATCCAAACCCcagccggttaaaattattttaaccacggtaaaacagggttaattcgGGCTAATTGTCTTTTAATCatttgagacttttttaattattcccattatatctcaaacggttatatttttacccttggctataaatatgagttcatttttaAGATTAGAGGGTGGTTAACAAAGTGATTAGTCAAAAAAATTCCTCTCTCTTGAAAGTTCAccctttgcccaaatactctcaaacttgcatcattttgataaaatttgagattgtgagagttctttttgtATAAATGTGATTGTTATTctgtgctaatactcccacttgtaTATGTGTTTGATATAATTTCTTGGGaccttagcttaggtttatcccacggatttttctattataaatcttgtgtgggattaaaccaaggaaacTTTGGATATTTGCattttgttgcaagtgtccaatagctttgttttttgtgtgtaaagatttttcaaacaagcaaatatttttAAACTAATATTGTGCATATTACATTGAGGAAAATTCTcttaagctagtttgattatttgacttgtatacttggaatattaatttgttattgaaatatcttgttttgattccaagtcattgcttgtgttgaatactcgtgagcatcatactgattatactgtgttgagtattgattggaCAAAACTTGCATCATtgaacttacactatatccatgttattgatgtgtatgtgaacgtgcgcatttgggtacatatttgctttacgtgaaaacaGTATTTTTTGTACCATCTATTTAagagaatattgttgtatttccaggcgtggcctgagggggtggtactccagcccggtaaggattgattgttaaggttgaggtcagccatatgctaattgacctagtttgtataggtgctgctccacccatttaagtgagcaattatagtggtaatcattgtgcttgttagccaaggcagggacgtagacaattggccgaacctcgataacatttctgtgtgtcactcttactttactactTTCCAGTGCATATGCTgttaattaaattgttttatttaatttctggtatatttacattatttgcactagattgaccatagggttgtgaaaatattgtttttaggaGATTGAcgtagggcttaaattttaaaagtactaattcaccccctttcttgggatcacgataaaggtgtcaacattggaaaaagtgagtgaatgatgagtgcttatatatatggttggcaGGGCCGACTCTTCATTAAGGTTATTGAGGTGCTTGCTtagggccccaaaaattttggggctcctaaattttttttaatataataatgttaactTTAGT
It contains:
- the LOC131153462 gene encoding serine/threonine-protein kinase ZRK1-like isoform X4 codes for the protein MELWPTLSMDPMKEGCRLYHGNNVAKLFDLSLCMSIPDGESHIQVSRIVGRKGYMAPEYAMHGRANEKSDVFSFGMLLLEILSGQSISCLNEKDDSPMWEHSARVKHYIKSNEFNKIVDPTILTEAGWPEKEQQLQDFTALAFRCISETEDDRPTMTDVAKQLRQIEQSATC
- the LOC131153462 gene encoding non-functional pseudokinase ZED1-like isoform X2; its protein translation is MKAWLRMKNARATVDTPLMRNGGMLLKQLISSCNGECNPIRCFSAKELQTATNNYDKSRILLDDCVYRLYKGTLEGRPICIKKFHPYYNFQNRIQSIIDEIVVASQMSTHKNVLKLLGCSLETEIPILVYEFTESNGTLADTLYGSNERGLPPLPWKCRLKVAKDIAHAFAYLHTGFSRPIIHRDVTPDIFFLDQQNVAKLFDLSLCMSIPDGESHIQVSRIVGRKGYMAPEYAMHGRANEKSDVFSFGMLLLEILSGQSISCLNEKDDSPMWEHSARVKHYIKSNEFNKIVDPTILTEAGWPEKEQQLQDFTALAFRCISETEDDRPTMTDVAKQLRQIEQSATC
- the LOC131153462 gene encoding non-functional pseudokinase ZED1-like isoform X1 gives rise to the protein MILYMLCGHACVRVQAHLPFFVVSLAFHARNKMKAWLRMKNARATVDTPLMRNGGMLLKQLISSCNGECNPIRCFSAKELQTATNNYDKSRILLDDCVYRLYKGTLEGRPICIKKFHPYYNFQNRIQSIIDEIVVASQMSTHKNVLKLLGCSLETEIPILVYEFTESNGTLADTLYGSNERGLPPLPWKCRLKVAKDIAHAFAYLHTGFSRPIIHRDVTPDIFFLDQQNVAKLFDLSLCMSIPDGESHIQVSRIVGRKGYMAPEYAMHGRANEKSDVFSFGMLLLEILSGQSISCLNEKDDSPMWEHSARVKHYIKSNEFNKIVDPTILTEAGWPEKEQQLQDFTALAFRCISETEDDRPTMTDVAKQLRQIEQSATC
- the LOC131153462 gene encoding non-functional pseudokinase ZED1-like isoform X3 — translated: MESAILSVASLLKSSKQQQITTTKVAFYLMTVFIDCIRALLKMSTHKNVLKLLGCSLETEIPILVYEFTESNGTLADTLYGSNERGLPPLPWKCRLKVAKDIAHAFAYLHTGFSRPIIHRDVTPDIFFLDQQNVAKLFDLSLCMSIPDGESHIQVSRIVGRKGYMAPEYAMHGRANEKSDVFSFGMLLLEILSGQSISCLNEKDDSPMWEHSARVKHYIKSNEFNKIVDPTILTEAGWPEKEQQLQDFTALAFRCISETEDDRPTMTDVAKQLRQIEQSATC